One window of the Lycorma delicatula isolate Av1 chromosome 3, ASM4794821v1, whole genome shotgun sequence genome contains the following:
- the LOC142321855 gene encoding uncharacterized protein LOC142321855, with protein MEFTKAMTANIILLIGFAVMIPLAFGEYKFHPKFHHQLRGNGSINGTHDLFIGNLTEGDVLLYHSGIAAAGKGNESFTYDFQYPAYGYNNLTISYLKVIDLLGEGRNGYPSLKEGGVGYNYTVISFKSNSSYGLNFNLTIYGNVNQFNRTVHQIIRKH; from the exons atggaGTTCACCAAAGCGATGACAGCAAACATAATACTTTTAATCGGATTTGCGGTAATGATTCCTTTGGCATTCGGTGAATATAAATTTCATCCTAAATTCCATCACCAACTCAGAGGAAATGGAAGCATAAATGGTACACATGATCTTTTTATTGGAAATCTAACCGAAGGAGATGT ATTACTATACCATAGTGGAATTGCTGCAGCTGGAAAAGGGAATGAAAGTTTTACTTATGATTTCCAATATCCGGCATACGGttacaacaatttaacaattagtTATTTAAAGGTCATCGATTTATTAGGCGAAGGTAGAAATGGATATCCGTCTTTGAAGGAAGGAGGAGTTGGATACAACTACACCGTCATCAGTTTTAAGTCAAACAGCAGTTATGgactcaattttaatttaacaatctacGGAAATGTTAACCAGTTTAATAGAACGGTTCatcaaattattagaaaacattaa
- the LOC142321856 gene encoding uncharacterized protein LOC142321856 encodes MEFTKAMTANIILLIGFAVMIPLAFGEYKFHPKFHHQLSGNGSINGTHDLFIGNLTGGDVLLYHSGIAAAGKGNESFTYDFQYPAHGYNNLTISYLKVIDLLGEGRNGYPSLKEGGVGYNYTVISFKSNSSYGLNFNLTIYGNVNQFNRTVHQIIRKH; translated from the exons atggaGTTCACCAAAGCGATGACAGCAAACATAATACTTTTAATCGGATTTGCGGTAATGATTCCTTTGGCATTCGGTGAATATAAATTTCATCCTAAATTCCATCACCAACTCAGCGGAAATGGAAGCATAAATGGTACACATGATCTTTTTATCGGAAATCTAACCGGTGGAGATGT ATTACTATACCATAGTGGAATTGCTGCAGCTGGAAAAGGGAATGAAAGTTTTACTTATGATTTCCAATATCCGGCACACGGttacaacaatttaacaattagtTATTTAAAGGTCATCGATTTATTAGGCGAAGGTAGAAATGGATATCCGTCTTTGAAGGAAGGAGGAGTTGGATACAACTACACCGTCATCAGTTTTAAGTCAAACAGCAGTTATGgactcaattttaatttaacaatctacGGAAATGTTAACCAGTTTAATAGAACGGTTCatcaaattattagaaaacattaa